In a genomic window of Glycine max cultivar Williams 82 chromosome 13, Glycine_max_v4.0, whole genome shotgun sequence:
- the LOC100816304 gene encoding xylogalacturonan beta-1,3-xylosyltransferase isoform X2: MHARFIRSQKEMLKRFKVWVYEEGEQPLVHYGPVNNIYSIEGQFIDEMDNYHKWSHFRARNPNQAHVFLIPFSIVNIVQYVYNRNLRQPGSQSIQLLVEDYIRVIAHKYPYWNRTEGADHFLLSCHDWGPTISYANPKLFKNFIRVLCNANTSEGFRPNKDVSIPEVNLLPRGTLGSPNRGQHPNDRTILAFFAGREHGAIRTILLNHWKDKDNDVQIYESLPKGKVYTKLMGQSKFCLCPSGYEVASPRVVEAIYAGCVPVLISSSYSPPFTDVLNWSQFSVEIPVEKIPEIKTILQSVSPKKYLKLQMNVLRVQRHFTINRPAKPFDLMHMILHSIWLRRLNLKLVDSR, translated from the exons ATGCACGCGCGTTTCATCAG GAGCCAGAAAGAGATGTTAAAGAGATTCAAGGTGTGGGTGTATGAGGAGGGAGAACAACCATTAGTGCACTATGGACCAGTAAACAATATATACTCAATTGAAGGCCAATTTATTGATGAAATGGATAACTATCATAAGTGGAGTCACTTCAGGGCTAGAAATCCTAACCAGGCACACGTTTTTCTCATTCCCTTCAGTATAGTTAATATTGTTCAGTATGTTTACAACCGTAATCTAAGGCAACCGGGCTCCCAATCTATTCAGCTCTTGGTGGAAGATTATATCAGGGTTATTGCACATAAGTATCCTTATTGGAATAGAACTGAAGGGGCAGACCATTTTTTACTATCATGTCATGATTGG GGTCCCACAATTTCGTATGCCAATCCTAAACTCTTCAAGAACTTTATCAGGGTACTATGCAATGCTAACACCTCGGAAGGATTCAGACCTAACAAAGATGTTTCTATACCTGAAGTGAATTTATTACCTAGGGGAACGCTAGGCTCACCCAATCGAGGACAACACCCAAATGACCGTACCATTTTAGCTTTCTTTGCTGGTAGAGAACATGGTGCAATTCGAACAATCTTGTTGAATCATTGGAAGGACAAAGATAATGATGTCCAAATATATGAATCTCTTCCAAAAGGCAAAGTCTATACCAAACTAATGGGACAAAGCAAGTTTTGCTTGTGCCCAAGTGGTTATGAAGTTGCAAGTCCAAGAGTGGTGGAAGCAATTTATGCAGGGTGTGTGCCTGTGTTAATTAGTAGTAGTTACTCTCCACCCTTTACTGATGTCTTGAATTGGAGCCAATTTTCAGTAGAGATTCCAGTGGAAAAAATTCCAGAAATCAAGACAATATTACAAAGTGTTTCACCGAAAAAGTATTTGAAACTGCAAATGAATGTCTTGAGAGTTCAAAGGCATTTTACAATTAATCGACCAGCAAAGCCATTTGATCTAATGCATATGATACTTCACTCGATCTGGCTCAGAAGGCTAAACCTTAAACTTGTTGATTCTAGATAG
- the LOC121173277 gene encoding probable glycosyltransferase At5g20260, whose translation FKEFVIVLTCLSIRVLYNANKSEGFKPEKDVPMPEVNLQGFKLSSPILGLDPNNRSILAFFAGGVHGRIREILLQHWKDKDEEVQVHEYLPKGVDYHGLMGQSKFCLCPSGYEVASPRIVESINIGCVPVIVSDYYQLPFSDVLDRSKFSLHIPSRRIAEIKTMLKNVPHAKYLKLQKRVMKVQRHFVLNRPAKSFNVFHMILHSIWLRQLNIRLYH comes from the coding sequence TTTAAGGAGTTTGTTATTGTATTGACCTGTTTATCCATAAGAGTGTTATATAATGCCAACAAGTCAGAAGGATTTAAGCCTGAAAAAGATGTGCCAATGCCTGAAGTGAACTTACAAGGTTTTAAGTTGAGTTCACCAATTCTTGGCCTTGACCCTAATAATCGTTCTATACTTGCTTTTTTTGCTGGAGGGGTTCATGGTAGGATTAGGGAGATACTACTACAACATTGGAAAGACAAAGATGAAGAAGTTCAAGTGCATGAATATCTTCCCAAAGGCGTTGACTACCACGGTCTCATGGGACAAAGCAAGTTTTGTTTGTGCCCAAGTGGCTATGAAGTGGCAAGTCCTCGGATTGTGGAGTCCATCAATATAGGATGTGTCCCTGTAATTGTTTCAGATTACTATCAACTTCCCTTTAGTGATGTTCTTGACAGGAGTAAATTCTCATTGCATATTCCCTCGAGAAGGATAGCTGAAATCAAGACAATGCTGAAAAATGTTCCACATGCTAAGTACTTGAAATTACAGAAGAGAGTGATGAAAGTTCAAAGACATTTTGTGTTGAATCGACCAGCCAAGTCGTTTAATGTGTTTCATATGATTCTTCATTCGATATGGCTTAGACAGCTCAATATCAGGCTATACCATTAA
- the LOC100816304 gene encoding probable glycosyltransferase At5g20260 isoform X1, with product MSLDKFLTVRLNLNYHFHVFIYTIETIRQRLSKLKAMEWFRCPVSGLLLPLFFFLAFFIFFPRKEQNYVTHLPPPSFLSTIKLNHTNITTFSPSPLPQPPPPPPLELLSIFAPANESYNNTSTVLSGVIKKYPSLDKIEEGLARARASIRESARFINYTSPTREKIVPKRSIYWNARAFHQSQKEMLKRFKVWVYEEGEQPLVHYGPVNNIYSIEGQFIDEMDNYHKWSHFRARNPNQAHVFLIPFSIVNIVQYVYNRNLRQPGSQSIQLLVEDYIRVIAHKYPYWNRTEGADHFLLSCHDWGPTISYANPKLFKNFIRVLCNANTSEGFRPNKDVSIPEVNLLPRGTLGSPNRGQHPNDRTILAFFAGREHGAIRTILLNHWKDKDNDVQIYESLPKGKVYTKLMGQSKFCLCPSGYEVASPRVVEAIYAGCVPVLISSSYSPPFTDVLNWSQFSVEIPVEKIPEIKTILQSVSPKKYLKLQMNVLRVQRHFTINRPAKPFDLMHMILHSIWLRRLNLKLVDSR from the exons ATGTCTCTGGACAAGTTCCTTACGGTGCGTCTCAATCTCAATTATCACTTCCATGTATTTATCTACACCATTGAAACTATAAGGCAAAGGTTGTCGAAGTTAAAGGCAATGGAATGGTTCAGATGCCCCGTTTCTGGGCTTTTACTCCCCctgtttttctttcttgctttcttcatcttctttcccCGGAAGGAACAAAATTATGTTACCCACTTGCCTCCTCCTTCGTTCCTTTCCACTATCAAACTCAACCACACAAATATAACCACtttttctccctctcccttaccacaaccaccaccaccaccaccacttgaGCTTCTTTCCATCTTTGCTCCTGCAAATGAAAGCTACAATAACACTAGTACTGTTTTAAGTGGCGTTATTAAG AAATATCCTAGTTTGGATAAAATAGAAGAAGGTTTAGCTCGAGCACGGGCATCAATTCGGGAATCTGCCCGATTTATCAACTATACTTCACCAACGAGGGAGAAAATTGTCCCCAAAAGATCCATTTACTGGAATGCACGCGCGTTTCATCA GAGCCAGAAAGAGATGTTAAAGAGATTCAAGGTGTGGGTGTATGAGGAGGGAGAACAACCATTAGTGCACTATGGACCAGTAAACAATATATACTCAATTGAAGGCCAATTTATTGATGAAATGGATAACTATCATAAGTGGAGTCACTTCAGGGCTAGAAATCCTAACCAGGCACACGTTTTTCTCATTCCCTTCAGTATAGTTAATATTGTTCAGTATGTTTACAACCGTAATCTAAGGCAACCGGGCTCCCAATCTATTCAGCTCTTGGTGGAAGATTATATCAGGGTTATTGCACATAAGTATCCTTATTGGAATAGAACTGAAGGGGCAGACCATTTTTTACTATCATGTCATGATTGG GGTCCCACAATTTCGTATGCCAATCCTAAACTCTTCAAGAACTTTATCAGGGTACTATGCAATGCTAACACCTCGGAAGGATTCAGACCTAACAAAGATGTTTCTATACCTGAAGTGAATTTATTACCTAGGGGAACGCTAGGCTCACCCAATCGAGGACAACACCCAAATGACCGTACCATTTTAGCTTTCTTTGCTGGTAGAGAACATGGTGCAATTCGAACAATCTTGTTGAATCATTGGAAGGACAAAGATAATGATGTCCAAATATATGAATCTCTTCCAAAAGGCAAAGTCTATACCAAACTAATGGGACAAAGCAAGTTTTGCTTGTGCCCAAGTGGTTATGAAGTTGCAAGTCCAAGAGTGGTGGAAGCAATTTATGCAGGGTGTGTGCCTGTGTTAATTAGTAGTAGTTACTCTCCACCCTTTACTGATGTCTTGAATTGGAGCCAATTTTCAGTAGAGATTCCAGTGGAAAAAATTCCAGAAATCAAGACAATATTACAAAGTGTTTCACCGAAAAAGTATTTGAAACTGCAAATGAATGTCTTGAGAGTTCAAAGGCATTTTACAATTAATCGACCAGCAAAGCCATTTGATCTAATGCATATGATACTTCACTCGATCTGGCTCAGAAGGCTAAACCTTAAACTTGTTGATTCTAGATAG